Proteins encoded within one genomic window of Bradyrhizobium sp. CB1717:
- a CDS encoding glycosyltransferase family 87 protein, which yields MTLTDPFPKPDAPRRLSLRAPLDLLFLLCCVILTADVLVPEIFGHGKTKDYGLWYWAGQQVLHGGPLYPADIHSYFEFIYPPLPAILLAIPSWFGKIPLYIVLSILNALAWWYTGTLSQAMTGSGRTAGPWLEALPAFVTVTFVFDMFDLGQPNLLLLAMMLYGFWSLQHQRAWLAGFMFALATAIKVFPIAVLPYLMWRRKWAAVAATVAFTGILLYVVPAPIRGFESNAAELKTWYQGMVGSSSEKGFGQRDEQNWSWVNQSLIAMTHRLVRPINYNQEDPNKPPRTMNVIDVDYKTANLIVLAVSALLGLGFVAVMPPRRRRTARSDAEELGILFCLMTVASPLARQYYFMWLFFPMTVLMHRAAFDVRANVRLGTWLALGAAGTLMLLALPWFPNVIQAWGNNLAATAILAGSLAWHMRHPPVAAGSEPATGLKPNNLEKPS from the coding sequence GTGACCTTGACCGACCCATTCCCCAAGCCTGATGCGCCGAGACGCCTGTCGCTGCGTGCGCCGCTGGACCTGCTTTTCCTACTCTGCTGTGTCATCCTGACTGCCGACGTTCTCGTTCCGGAGATCTTCGGCCACGGCAAGACCAAGGACTACGGGCTGTGGTACTGGGCCGGGCAGCAGGTTCTGCACGGCGGGCCGCTCTATCCCGCCGACATCCACTCGTATTTTGAATTCATCTATCCGCCGCTTCCCGCGATCCTGCTCGCGATCCCTAGCTGGTTCGGCAAGATCCCGCTCTACATCGTGCTGTCGATCCTGAATGCGCTGGCGTGGTGGTACACCGGGACATTGTCCCAAGCGATGACCGGCTCGGGCCGCACGGCTGGCCCTTGGCTCGAGGCACTGCCGGCTTTCGTTACGGTGACCTTCGTGTTCGACATGTTCGACCTCGGTCAGCCGAACCTTCTGCTGCTGGCGATGATGCTCTACGGTTTCTGGAGCCTGCAGCATCAGCGAGCGTGGCTCGCAGGCTTCATGTTCGCGCTCGCCACCGCCATCAAGGTGTTTCCGATCGCGGTGCTGCCCTATCTGATGTGGCGGAGGAAGTGGGCCGCCGTCGCCGCGACGGTCGCCTTCACCGGCATCCTTCTCTATGTCGTGCCGGCCCCGATCCGCGGTTTCGAGAGCAACGCGGCCGAACTCAAGACCTGGTATCAAGGCATGGTCGGGTCGAGCTCGGAAAAGGGCTTTGGCCAGCGCGACGAGCAGAACTGGTCGTGGGTCAACCAGTCGCTCATTGCCATGACGCATCGCCTGGTCCGCCCGATCAACTATAATCAGGAGGATCCGAACAAGCCGCCGCGCACGATGAATGTCATCGACGTTGATTACAAAACGGCGAACTTGATCGTGCTGGCTGTCTCAGCCCTGCTCGGGCTCGGCTTCGTTGCGGTCATGCCGCCGCGACGACGGCGAACGGCGCGCTCGGATGCCGAGGAGCTCGGCATCCTGTTCTGCCTGATGACGGTGGCTTCGCCGCTGGCGCGGCAATACTACTTCATGTGGCTGTTCTTCCCGATGACGGTGTTGATGCATCGTGCCGCCTTCGACGTGCGGGCGAATGTGCGGCTGGGAACCTGGCTCGCGCTGGGCGCGGCCGGCACCCTCATGCTGCTGGCGCTGCCGTGGTTTCCCAATGTCATCCAGGCCTGGGGCAACAACCTCGCCGCCACGGCCATTCTTGCCGGGAGCCTCGCATGGCACATGCGGCATCCGCCCGTTGCCGCTGGCTCCGAGCCTGCGACGGGGCTAAAACCCAACAATCTTGAGAAGCCGTCTTAA
- a CDS encoding glycosyltransferase family 39 protein gives MTSITTSAIDTPLRRSVERTCDDLAMLVLAAVAVIAGLTFRDYGLGWDDYTHAEYADLLLRMFGSGFKDTAALSFANLYMYGGGFDMVAALLHKVLPLELFETRRLVGAIVGVVGLAVTWRLGRRIGGPLAGLAALLLLALCPIFYGHMFMNPKDAPFAVAMIILMLGLVRLAEEYPQPSPRTILIVGLGAGLSLGCRVLGGLALVYAILGFIPLFLEELRTEGLRESVRRFAHVVYVLLPGLVFGYLVMGLIWPWSIMEPGNPFEALTYFSHFFEKPWKEMFDGAIVSVPDMPWSYLPTLFALQLPEVMLVLMGGAVVSTFALLPRGDVPARRKTILLMLTLAATLPLAIAMVKRPALYNGIRHFVFVIPPMAVLGGVAFAWSMERLRANHRTWQPVVLATFCFGLALSLAEMIRLHPYQYTHFNHIAGTVRAADDRFMLDYWGLALKQASDELREQLVERQEVPPVNRKWKVAVCGPQRPAQVALGPDFTIGWDSNAADFAMTLGEFYCKGLTAPVMVEIKRDDVVFARVYDIRGRSISSLLSIPAP, from the coding sequence ATGACATCCATCACGACTTCGGCGATCGACACGCCTCTGCGGCGCTCGGTCGAACGGACTTGCGACGATCTCGCCATGCTGGTGCTGGCCGCGGTCGCCGTGATTGCAGGCTTGACCTTCCGCGACTACGGGCTCGGCTGGGACGATTACACCCACGCTGAATATGCCGACCTGTTGCTGCGCATGTTCGGTTCCGGCTTCAAGGACACCGCGGCGCTCTCCTTCGCCAATCTCTACATGTATGGCGGCGGCTTCGACATGGTCGCGGCCCTCTTGCACAAGGTGCTTCCGCTCGAGCTGTTCGAGACGCGCCGCCTGGTCGGCGCGATCGTCGGGGTGGTCGGACTTGCCGTGACCTGGCGGCTCGGCCGCCGCATCGGCGGCCCCCTTGCAGGTCTTGCCGCGCTCCTGCTGCTCGCGCTGTGCCCGATCTTCTACGGCCACATGTTCATGAACCCGAAGGATGCGCCCTTCGCTGTGGCCATGATCATCCTGATGCTGGGCCTGGTCCGGCTCGCTGAGGAATATCCGCAGCCTTCGCCGCGCACGATCCTCATCGTCGGCTTAGGGGCCGGTCTTTCGCTCGGCTGCCGTGTTCTCGGCGGGCTCGCACTGGTCTACGCCATCCTCGGTTTCATCCCGCTGTTCCTGGAGGAACTGCGCACCGAGGGCCTGCGCGAATCGGTCCGCCGCTTCGCCCATGTCGTCTACGTGCTGCTGCCCGGTCTCGTGTTCGGCTATCTCGTGATGGGCCTGATCTGGCCGTGGTCGATCATGGAGCCCGGCAATCCCTTCGAGGCGCTGACCTACTTCTCGCACTTCTTCGAGAAGCCGTGGAAGGAGATGTTCGACGGCGCGATCGTGTCGGTGCCGGACATGCCCTGGTCGTACCTGCCGACGCTGTTCGCGCTGCAGCTGCCCGAAGTGATGCTGGTGCTGATGGGCGGCGCCGTGGTCAGCACCTTCGCGCTGCTGCCGCGCGGCGACGTTCCGGCCCGCCGCAAGACCATCCTGCTGATGCTGACGCTGGCTGCGACCCTGCCGCTCGCGATCGCGATGGTGAAGCGTCCTGCGCTCTACAACGGCATCCGCCATTTCGTCTTCGTGATCCCGCCGATGGCGGTGCTCGGCGGCGTCGCCTTCGCCTGGAGCATGGAGCGCCTGCGCGCCAACCACCGCACCTGGCAGCCGGTCGTGCTCGCGACCTTCTGCTTCGGCCTCGCGCTCTCGCTCGCCGAGATGATCCGGCTGCACCCCTACCAGTACACCCACTTCAACCACATCGCCGGCACCGTGCGCGCCGCAGACGACCGCTTCATGCTGGACTATTGGGGCCTCGCGCTGAAGCAGGCCTCGGACGAGCTGCGCGAGCAGCTGGTCGAGCGGCAGGAAGTTCCACCCGTCAATCGCAAATGGAAGGTCGCCGTGTGCGGTCCGCAGCGTCCGGCGCAGGTCGCGCTCGGACCCGACTTCACCATCGGCTGGGATTCCAATGCGGCCGATTTCGCCATGACGCTCGGCGAGTTCTACTGCAAGGGCCTCACCGCGCCCGTCATGGTCGAGATCAAGCGCGACGACGTGGTGTTCGCCCGCGTCTACGACATCCGCGGCCGCAGCATTTCCAGCCTGCTCTCGATCCCGGCGCCGTAA
- a CDS encoding class II aldolase/adducin family protein, with protein MSPAEARLREMPSNMTEAEWQQRVNLAACYRLVALYGWDDLVDTHISARVPGPDHHFLINPYGLMFEEITASSLVKVDLHGNQLSESEYSINPAGFTIHSAIHEVREDAICVLHLHTLDGTAVSSSAEGLLPLNQTAQLVTHDLAYHDYEGIALDHEERPRLQKDLGDHNHMLLRNHGTLTVGRSVASAFERMYHLERACSMQVRTRALGTPVYPVEEIAIEKNTELLANRDRAELRANNLVWPPLLRKLDRVNPGYRS; from the coding sequence ATGTCACCAGCAGAAGCCCGCCTGAGGGAAATGCCCTCCAACATGACGGAGGCCGAGTGGCAGCAACGGGTCAACCTCGCCGCCTGCTATCGCCTCGTCGCGCTGTACGGCTGGGACGATCTGGTCGACACCCACATCTCCGCGCGCGTGCCTGGCCCCGACCATCACTTCCTCATCAACCCCTACGGGCTGATGTTCGAGGAGATCACGGCCTCGAGCCTCGTCAAGGTCGATTTGCACGGCAACCAGCTCTCCGAGAGCGAGTACAGCATCAACCCGGCCGGCTTCACCATCCATTCGGCGATCCACGAGGTACGCGAGGACGCGATCTGCGTGCTGCATCTCCACACCCTCGACGGCACCGCGGTGTCGAGCAGCGCGGAAGGGCTGCTGCCGCTGAACCAGACCGCCCAGCTCGTCACCCACGACCTCGCCTATCACGACTATGAAGGCATCGCGCTCGACCACGAAGAGCGGCCGCGGCTGCAGAAGGACCTCGGCGATCACAACCACATGCTCCTGCGCAACCACGGCACGCTGACCGTCGGCCGCTCGGTCGCCTCCGCCTTCGAGCGCATGTACCACCTCGAGCGCGCCTGCTCGATGCAGGTGCGCACGCGCGCGCTGGGCACGCCGGTCTATCCGGTCGAGGAGATCGCGATCGAGAAGAACACCGAGCTGCTCGCCAACCGCGACCGCGCCGAGCTGCGCGCCAACAACCTCGTGTGGCCGCCGCTGCTGCGCAAGCTCGACCGCGTCAATCCCGGCTACCGCTCTTGA
- a CDS encoding M20/M25/M40 family metallo-hydrolase, whose product MANAQLQSVLDHIDKDFDNSLERLFSLLRIKSISADPAFAADCKAAAEHLAKDIASLGVATEVRPTAGHPAIVGKTKAGGRPHVIFYGHYDVQPVDPENLWNRPPFEPVVTDHADGRKIIVARGAEDDKGQVMTFVEACRAWKKVTGSLPIDVTFLIEGEEEVGSKNFVPFIEANKDEFKADYVLVCDTGMWDRNTPAITTSLRGLLYEELKITAANRDLHSGVFGGSAMNPIRVLTKILGGLFDDDNRITIPGFYDGVKDLPPDILEQWKKLNLTPEMFLKPIGLSIPAGEKGRLLIEQASSRPTCDVNGIWGGYIGEGSKTVIPSHASAKVSFRLVEGQDPAKIRKAFRDYVTARLPGDCKVEFGDHSAAPAVALDWNMKPLAAASKALSEEWGKETVLMGSGASIPIVADFKRTLGLDSLLVGFGLDDDNIHSPNEKYDLRSFQKGIRSWARILAALAEVK is encoded by the coding sequence ATGGCCAATGCGCAGCTTCAATCCGTGCTCGACCACATCGACAAGGATTTTGACAACAGCCTGGAGCGTCTGTTCTCGCTGTTGCGGATCAAGTCGATCTCCGCGGATCCGGCCTTTGCGGCCGATTGCAAGGCGGCGGCTGAGCATCTCGCCAAGGATATCGCCAGCCTCGGCGTCGCCACCGAAGTGCGCCCCACTGCCGGCCATCCCGCTATCGTCGGCAAGACCAAGGCGGGCGGACGGCCGCATGTGATCTTCTACGGCCATTACGATGTGCAGCCGGTCGATCCGGAAAATCTCTGGAACCGTCCGCCGTTCGAGCCCGTGGTCACCGACCACGCCGACGGCCGCAAGATCATCGTCGCGCGCGGCGCCGAGGACGACAAGGGCCAGGTCATGACCTTCGTCGAAGCCTGCCGCGCCTGGAAGAAGGTGACGGGATCGCTGCCGATCGACGTCACCTTCCTGATCGAAGGCGAGGAGGAGGTCGGCTCGAAGAATTTCGTGCCCTTCATCGAGGCCAACAAGGACGAGTTCAAGGCCGACTACGTGCTGGTCTGCGACACCGGAATGTGGGACCGCAACACGCCCGCGATCACGACCTCGCTACGCGGCCTGCTCTATGAAGAGCTGAAGATCACCGCCGCCAACCGCGATCTGCATTCCGGCGTGTTCGGCGGCAGCGCGATGAATCCGATCCGGGTGCTCACCAAGATTCTCGGCGGCCTGTTCGACGACGACAACCGCATCACCATTCCCGGCTTCTATGACGGGGTGAAGGATCTGCCGCCCGATATCCTGGAGCAGTGGAAGAAGCTCAACCTGACGCCGGAAATGTTCTTGAAGCCGATCGGGCTGTCGATCCCCGCCGGCGAGAAGGGCCGTCTGCTGATCGAGCAGGCCTCCTCGCGTCCGACCTGCGACGTCAACGGCATCTGGGGCGGCTATATCGGCGAGGGCTCCAAGACGGTGATCCCCTCGCATGCTTCCGCCAAGGTCTCGTTCCGCCTGGTCGAGGGGCAGGATCCCGCAAAGATCCGCAAGGCCTTCCGCGACTACGTGACGGCGCGCCTTCCCGGCGACTGCAAGGTCGAGTTCGGCGACCACTCCGCCGCGCCCGCGGTTGCGCTCGACTGGAACATGAAGCCGCTCGCCGCCGCCAGCAAGGCGCTCAGCGAGGAATGGGGCAAGGAGACCGTGCTGATGGGCTCGGGCGCCTCGATCCCGATCGTCGCCGACTTCAAGCGTACGCTTGGCCTCGACTCGCTGCTGGTCGGCTTCGGCCTCGACGACGACAACATCCACTCGCCGAACGAGAAGTACGACCTCCGCAGCTTCCAGAAGGGCATCCGCTCCTGGGCTCGCATTCTCGCAGCGTTGGCGGAGGTGAAATAA
- a CDS encoding DUF308 domain-containing protein, which translates to MSLAMLIVGIVAVVAGLLAILFGFTVREFSLGSTLIISGTIGVCSGMLLAGLHLVLLELKGIARRLAGAPSEVRVRPVLPGLAVPGAAASEPMPAPAMRGEPPPSPATAPPWLGEAPARERPRAEPPPEPVAPTPPAAPEPPRRRNLMFASTSRKERERAEAKATEGAPPPAEPAAPAAPDTPPASFDDAWPKPDRMRPPEPPAAARRPPPPPRSPSIFTEAPPPPPAPEPEPAAEQPPVTVLKSGIVDGMAYSLYSDGSIEAQMPEGMMRFASIDELRAHLDQRS; encoded by the coding sequence ATGAGCTTGGCAATGTTGATCGTGGGGATTGTCGCCGTGGTGGCGGGCCTCCTTGCGATCCTGTTTGGCTTCACTGTCAGGGAATTCAGCCTCGGCAGCACTCTCATAATCTCCGGCACGATCGGCGTCTGCTCCGGGATGTTACTGGCCGGCCTGCACCTGGTGCTGCTGGAGCTGAAGGGCATCGCCCGTCGGCTCGCCGGCGCACCGTCCGAGGTTCGGGTCAGGCCCGTGCTGCCGGGCCTTGCGGTGCCGGGCGCGGCTGCGTCCGAGCCGATGCCTGCTCCGGCCATGCGGGGCGAGCCTCCGCCATCGCCGGCAACGGCGCCGCCATGGCTGGGCGAAGCACCGGCGCGGGAGCGTCCGCGCGCCGAGCCGCCGCCGGAGCCGGTCGCCCCGACGCCTCCTGCGGCGCCGGAACCGCCGCGCCGTCGCAACCTGATGTTCGCCTCGACCTCACGCAAGGAGCGCGAGCGCGCGGAGGCCAAGGCCACCGAGGGCGCGCCACCGCCTGCGGAACCCGCAGCACCTGCCGCGCCGGACACCCCGCCTGCGAGCTTCGACGATGCCTGGCCGAAGCCGGATCGCATGCGCCCGCCGGAACCGCCGGCCGCCGCACGCCGTCCGCCCCCGCCACCGCGCTCGCCCTCGATCTTCACCGAGGCTCCCCCGCCGCCGCCTGCGCCCGAGCCGGAGCCGGCGGCCGAGCAGCCGCCCGTGACGGTGCTCAAATCCGGTATCGTCGACGGCATGGCCTATTCGCTCTATTCCGACGGCTCGATCGAGGCGCAGATGCCGGAAGGCATGATGCGCTTTGCCTCGATCGACGAGTTGCGCGCGCATCTCGATCAGCGGTCCTGA